One window of the Corticium candelabrum chromosome 7, ooCorCand1.1, whole genome shotgun sequence genome contains the following:
- the LOC134181857 gene encoding allene oxide synthase-lipoxygenase protein-like — protein sequence MTEDWSNDAYRYIEERLGATKCEKMKQNEYPSIAEPGIFSGIRLWASSKMLNALVQYRASQKGRRITHTLGVGGVGIATIVDNVDIPKNSFFVSGRVFPVRIRHANLTFDDDRTLDIRSASLKFADKNVDSPLDLIMNTGDRCSFWNGPTLTDFQASRPAAEEKKEETEKKVREWMDKNSAYYYNAIQSIRRAPTSYSDMIYHSQVTMELKDKEDKTHHVRFRLIPADYTGSESGLPDAEDQKEPWKFAARPTDSRPSDYLRQDYTNKLNAGSVKYLLQIQLHGGQQDPNMFNLGKPWTNSPWRNLANVSILYSLLPSVVEVTCYNIAHLPDCMAIPEADSFQDYRSIGVLRRGVYEASQKGRLSSGPPKFDEPAKISYKVSVVTSNEGGAGYDGEVFITISGSNGRTAPTQLEKSRIFSEDFSSGDRDAFTVEGIDVGDISFIQINLERNNEDGWALDMISIEKDGHEEMFPVYQWIYDQLIVRSGHATLPFQDDDKLRAIRLLEKQQWRARLQWRDWESMPSHADIDEHGDLPRELQFMDEKNKDFQEGRKQGIINLMLNKFVGIFEDVESLHDFVNFFRVGVGQVPAVADRWRSDREFGRQFLQGTHPNVFKQITELPDKFPLQEKDAAAVLGRGVTLQDALQAGHVYLADFKELQWIKTPPDRFVTPAMCLFYVNAAGNFIPMAIQLYQEPGPQNPIFTPQDVEVDWLCARFYLRCADAQLHQMRDHLLMTHLIMEPFAVSLYRNLARVHPVFKLLVPHIRYTMAINTIGRKTLIGEGGIADKGLAVGKGGHIDLIQKNYRAFDYRSIVFPESLENRGVADMTILPNYFYRDDGVEIWKTIEQFVSDIIHVYYKSDDDVQRDEEIQLWIKEIHESGLRNHGLPDEIDHHVPFEFKSIGDLVECLTAVIFTCSCEHAAQNFGQFEYYAFNPNAPMIMRRAPPKEKGTLKMEDLVKMLGHPDHVSVQIAGTWTLSQFSDDELFLGDYPHFHFQDQPARDAIERFRKRLAAIDIDIDKRNKTLEVPYTFLKPSLVPNSIAI from the exons TCGATAGCAGAACCTGGAATTTTCAGTGGAATACGACTATGGGCAAGTAGCAAGATGCTGAATGCTCTGGTACAGTACAGGGCGTCTCAAAAAGGTCGTCGAATAACACACACATTGGGAGTAGGAGGAGTCGGCATCGCAACGATTGTAGACAACGTCGATATTCCCAAGAACTCGTTCTTTGTATCAGGTCGTGTGTTTCCAGTGAGAATACGTCATGCAAACCTCACGTTTGATGATGATCGTACACTTGATATTCGGTCGGCGTCGCTGAAATTTGCAGACAAAAATGTGGATAGTCCACTGGATCTTATCATGAATACGGGTGACAGGTGTTCATTCTGGAATGGTCCGACGCTCACAGATTTTCAGGCGTCACGTCCTGCtgcagaagagaagaaagaggaaACTGAAAAGAAAGTGCGAGAATGGATGGACAAGAATTCTGCATA CTACTACAATGCTATTCAAAGCATTCGTCGAGCTCCCACATCCTACTCAGATATGATATATCACAGCCAGGTCACTATGGAGTTGAAGGATAAAGAGGACAAGACACATCATGTGCGATTCAGGCTTATTCCAGCAGACTATACTGGATCAGAAAGTGGCTTACCTGATGCCGAAGACCAGAAAGAACCATG GAAGTTTGCTGCACGTCCCACAGACTCCAGACCATCCGACTATTTACGTCAAGattacacaaacaagctaaaTGCTGGATCAGTCAAATATCTTCTTCAAATTCAGTTACATGGTGGCCAACAAGATCCCAACATGTTCAATTTGGGCAAGCCTTGGACCAACAGTCCATGGCGTAACCTTGCCAatgtctcaattctgtacTCTCTCCTTCCCAGCGTCGTCGAGGTTACCTGCTACAACATTGCTCATCTACCCGACTGCATGGCCATTCCTGAAGCAGACTCTTTCCAAGATTATCGTTCCATTGGTGTTCTTCGTCGTGGAGTGTACGAGGCAAGTCAGAAAGGAAGACTCTCATCCGGCCCTCCAAAGTTTGACGAGCCAGCAAAGATAAGCTACAAAGTTTCTGTCGTTACTTCAAACGAAGGAGGAGCGGGTTATGATGGTGAAGTGTTCATTACTATATCGGGAAGCAACGGACGCACGGCACCCACGCAGTTGGAAAAGTCAAGAATTTTTAGTGAGGATTTCTCTTCTGGTGATAGAGATGCCTTTACGGTTGAG GGGATCGATGTTGGTGATATATCTTTCATTCAAATCAATCTGGAGAGAAACAACGAGGACGGTTGGGCTTTAGACATGATTTCTATTGAGAAGGACGGACACGAGGAGATGTTCCCGGTATATCAGTGGATATATGATCAACTCATTGTCAGGAGTGGTCATG CAACATTGCCATTTCAAGATGATGACAAGCTGAGGGCTATTCGCTTGCTGGAGAAACAACAATGGAGGGCACGGTTGCAGTGGCGTGATTGGGAGAGTATGCCATCACATGCTGATATTGATGAGCATGGGGATCTACCACGTGAACTGCAATTCATGGATGAAAAGAACAAAGACTTTCAAGAGGGCAGAAAGCAGGGAATAATAAATCTGATGCTCAACAAATTTGTGGGTATATTTGAAGATGTCGAGTCATTGCATGATTTTGTGAACTTCTTTAGAGTTGGG GTTGGACAGGTTCCAGCTGTTGCTGATCGATGGCGTTCTGATCGTGAGTTTGGCAGGCAGTTTCTACAAGGCACTCACCCAAATGTCTTCAAACAAATCACTGAGTTGCCTGACAAATTTCCTTTGCAAGAGAAGGATGCGGCAGCCGTGCTAGGGAGAGGAGTCACATTACAGGATGCATTGCAG GCTGGACATGTCTACCTTGCCGACTTCAAGGAACTACAATGGATAAAGACACCACCAGATCGTTTTGTGACACCAGCAATGTGTCTGTTCTACGTGAATGCTGCTGGTAATTTCATCCCAATGGCCATCCAGCTCTATCAAGAGCCCGGGCCTCAAAACCCCATCTTCACACCACAAGATGTCGAGGTGGATTGGCTGTGTGCGAGGTTCTACCTTCGTTGTGCTGATGCACAG CTTCATCAAATGCGAGATCATCTGCTAATGACGCATCTGATTATGGAACCATTTGCTGTGTCTCTGTATCGCAACCTCGCTCGTGTTCATCCCGTCTTCAAGTTGTTGGTTCCTCACATTCGCTACACGATGGCCATCAACACAATCGGTCGAAAGACGCTCATTGGAGAAGGCGGAATCGCAGACAAAGGACTCGCAGTCGGCAAGGGAGGACACATTGACTTGATCCAAA aGAACTACAGAGCATTCGATTACAGAAGTATCGTCTTTCCCGAGTCGCTAGAGAACCGAGGCGTCGCTGACATGACTATTCTACCGAATTACTTCTACAGGGACGACGGAGTTGAGATATGGAAGACGATCGAACAGTTTGTTAGTGACATCATTCACGTATATTACAAATCGGATGATGATGTGCAAAGAGATGAGGAGATACAACTGTGGATAAAGGAAATTCATGAGTCTGGCTTGCGAAATCATGGTTTACCAGACGAGATCGATCATCATGTGCCGTTTGAGTTCAAATCAATTGGTGATCTCGTTGAGTGTCTTACTGCCGTCATTTTCACGTGCTCGTGTGAGCATGCGGCTCAGAATTTTGGTCAGTTTGAATATTATGCGTTCAATCCGAATGCACCGATGATTATGAGGAGAGCTCCACCGAAAGAGAAAGGCACGTTGAAGATGGAAGATCTTGTCAAGATGTTGGGACACCCGGATCACGTGTCTGTGCAGATAGCAGGCACCTGGACATTGTCCCAGTTCAGTGATGATGAG